In Silene latifolia isolate original U9 population chromosome X, ASM4854445v1, whole genome shotgun sequence, the following proteins share a genomic window:
- the LOC141618835 gene encoding uncharacterized protein LOC141618835, translated as MPPNKATSTPTPTSMSQEEIDRLIAMNEALTAALKPKRSVQDSAKVSVSIVRHNPTKYVGLRSPSLLGDWHREFDNLFELLKCLAEMQVDQVAYYLRGKAGMWWTRSKEDVREAATNKGSDYVRWSEFNKFMNAVFVPEHIKSRMRAEFDSFKMTDKMTVETYYNRFMELSEYVADLNFSDEMLALRFDKRLTTTIKKRLAAGQPSKIDDVYQRAEHAKRIADMLKEEKKENGEKRKTEAASENAGNKKQNVNPYRSFFSNNGQNGNGNHGGFGTGGASGGGVLTCFRCGKVGHKISDCRVHVGAKLGVL; from the coding sequence atgcctccaaacaAAGCTACATCTACACCTACACCCACTTCTATGTCTCAAGAGGAGATTGATCGTCTGATTGCTATGAATGAGGCCTTGACAGCTGCGTTGAAACCTAAGAGGTCAGTGCAAGATTCAGCTAAAGTGAGTGTTTCTATTGTGAGGCACAATCCGACGAAGTATGTTGGTTTGAGATCACCTTCCCTATTGGGAGATTGGCACAGAGAATTCGATAATCTTTTTGAGCTATTGAAGTGTCTTGCGGAAATGCAAGTGGATCAGGTTGCTTATTATCTAAGAGGGAAAGCTGGTATGTGGTGGACTAGAAGCAAGGAGGATGTGAGAGAGGCTGCTACAAATAAAGGGAGTGATTATGTGAGGTGGTCGGAATTCAATAAATTTATGAATGCTGTGTTCGTTCCAGAGCACATTAAGAGCAGAATGAGAGCAGAATTTGACTCTTTCAAAATGACAGATAAGATGACAGTGGAGACCTACTACAATAGGTTCATGGAGCTATCTGAGTATGTGGCAGACTTAAActttagtgatgagatgttggcacttaGGTTCGACAAGAGGTTGACCACAACTATCAAGAAGAGGCTCGCAGCTGGTCAACCAAGTAAAATCGATGATGTGTATCAAAGAGCTGAACATGCAAAGAGAATTGCGGATATGcttaaggaggaaaagaaagaaaatggtGAGAAGAGAAAGACTGAGGCTGCAAGTGAGAATGCTGGGAATAAGAAACAAAATGTGAATCCATACCGATCTTTTTTCTCCAACAATGGGCAGAATGGGAATGGAAATCATGGAGGTTTCGGCACAGGAGGAGCTTCGGGAGGCGGTGTGCTTACTTGTTTTAGATGTGGGAAAGTGGGTCATAAGATTTCTGATTGCAGAGTTCATGTGGGAGCCAAGCTAGGGGTTTTGTAA